In the Candidatus Dechloromonas phosphoritropha genome, CCAGGAAACGGTCCACGCAACGCTCCCCCCATTCGCGGTAGGAGTAAAGGAGCACTTCCGTATCAGAATAGGAGCGGATCGGATGTCCCTTGCCAATCAACTCGCGACGGAGTTCCAGATAGTTGTATATCGCTCCGTTGAATACCACCGTCAATTGGCCGTCTGCGCTCGTCATGGGCTGTTTGCCATACTCTGGGTCAATAATCGCAAGACGACGGTGGCCCAGGAATACCCCGCACTCCTGGGCGCTAAATGTACCCTCCCCATCGGGACCGCGATGCCCAAGCACTGCCATCATCTGCTGCACGAAAGCATTCGCACGCTCCGACGATAAGGCGGTGCTACAAACCCCAACTAAACCACACATTTGCTAACTCCACGAACTACTGGCCCGTCGAACAAAGCTGCCGTCGGCATGTGTCTAGTGCTTCGGCCTGATGAAGTTTTAAGCGGCATACTTCACGCGTCGGTCTTGAAAGCAACAGCTGACGCGCTCTGGATTGTTCTCCGACATCGCCATATGGGCGCTGGTTACTTCGCGCAGTTTTGCTTTGCTCCGCACGGGCACGCGTTTTCCCATTTCTTGTTTGAGATCGGCATTGAGGCGCTCCTCGGGATTGAGTTGCGGGCTGCCCCACGTGGACTTCCTTAGGTCGTAACTGGGCAGGTAAAACAACTCAATCTGATCTTTTCGCTCGGCCACCCAAGCCTTCACCATCTTGCTGTGGTGCACCCGCAATTTATCCAGAATCAGGAATACATTTTCCCCCGCATCCTTGATCAAGGCAGCCAAGAATTCGATTAGCTTCTCGGCATCAAACGCGTCATCAATGATCATCCAGCGTGTCTTTCGTTGATTGGTCACGGTGGCAATCATCGAAATCTTTTCCCTGGTGCCACACACGGTCATCGCAACAGGTGTCTTGCCCGCTTGGGAAAAGTTTCTGCCGCGTATATCGGTATTGACCAGCGCCGTCTCGTCACCCTTATGAATTTCAGCGCCTTCTTGCCTGGCGCGTTGCTCAATACCGGGATATTCACCCTCTAGCCAAGCCTGCACAGCCTCCGGGCTTTGTCCATAGGCTCGCCTGACCGGCTTTTGCGGGGTAAAGCCCCAGCGCGCCAGGTATTTGCCGACGCTGCGAATGTGTAGCTTGATCCCGTATTCCTGTTCAATAAGCTGACCTACCGCTGCCCGGCTCCAAAGGAAGAAATCCATCTTCAGTTGCTCGGGGCGTTTATCAATGATGATGCGACGAATCGTGTCCTCTTCAATCTTGCTCCGGCAGCGCCCATCTCCGCGAGCCCGACCCCGGCTGGTCAGGCGTATAGCAGACCACACACCTGCCTCAAACAGCTCAATCGTGGCGCGCACGGCGAGGTAACTCAGCCCCGTCATCGAAACGATTTGCATGGTCTTGATGGCCTTCTTGTGCAATCGAACAACTTGCTTGCGCCGCTCATGAAGTTGTTCGAGCGTTCGCTTTCTTGCGTTTTCTTTTTCCATAAAGCGCAGACACCGAGAACCTGCGAAAGTAAATATTTCATCGTGCCTTATCAATAACCACTTCGGGACCTCAGCATGGGTAAAAGACTTTGCTGCACACTCTTATCTCACTTACCGTAAAGTACTGCTGAATCAGCGCTGAATATTCCAAGCTGCCGGCTGATTCACGATGCCAAGATCTACCCCTATGCCATCAGGTTGCAAGATTTTCAGCGCATAGCAGCGATCATGTAGATCATAGGCTTCGGGCTCGTGCCTGGAAGCTAGATTGAGGTACTTGAAAAGGGCTACCGTGACGATATAGTCCCCCGGGCCAAGTAACAACGGATCGAAAGTCGCACTGATACTTCCTTTCTCTTCAAGGGTGCCTAAACGCATCCCACTTCTACTGGAGATAACCTGAAGGGCGCAGGTGCCATCTGGTCGATAGAGAGTGATCACCGCAACAGGATCGATCACCGGTTCAGTGGCAGCATAGGTCATTGTGGCTGAGGCAGGCTCTCCACTCACCAGTGTGTGACGAGAATCGCCATCGGAATCAAAAAAGCCGAACTCGGTAATCTTGATGGGCCCGCTCCCATAGCGGTCCACTGACGAAAGCACCAGCAGTTTGGATTTCACCGAAACATCCTTAGCCGCTGTTTGCTCGTCACCAACATTACTGGGTAGCATTACCCGAACGCTACTCCATTCTGTCACAGCAGCAGACGTAAGGATCTCCTTGATCTGCACAAATTTTTGCTGAAATGTGTCGTATTTGTCCAGTGAGAGGGCAAGCTTGCCACTAGCCAGATAGACAAGCTCGATCCATCTTTCGCTGACAGGAACACCAGACCAATCAATCTGCCATGGGGCATGGACAAAACGTCCACCCAGATCAACGAACTTTCTTACTGCGGTTCCTTTAACGATCTCCACATCTGACCAGTTTGTCGCCCCCTGCTCGGCGATCATTCGCGATGAATCATTGTCCTGCTCTGGTTGAATTGTGCCCATCGTTCGATCTCCGCAACCAAAGCGTATTTCAGAGACCACGAAAGCCTCAGAGGGCGCGCGGCCATCCATGCCAATCAGACGAAAGAGTGAAATGGGCGCGGACTCCGCATTCGCGGCCCTAACCATGGCCTTAGACAGCGACATACTCCGGGCCCGTGTCCGAATCTCTTCATCTTCCCGAACGCTCGCCAGATATAACTTACTCACATTAAGGATATCACCATCTGCCTTCACACGACCACGATCAATCCAGACACCACGATCACAGAGCAGCTGGACTGAACTCATGTCATGCGACACGAATAGCACAGTCGCACCTTCACTGGTCAGATTCCTCATCCGCTGAATGCATTTGCCTACAAAATAGGCGTCGCCAGCACCAAGGATCTCATCGACAATGAGAATGTCTGGTACCACCGTAGTCGCTACCGCGAATGCCAGGCGAGCATACATTCCTGCAGAGTACTCACGGACCGGACGGTGTATGAACTCTTCCAACTCGGTGAAATATACGATTTCGTCGATCGCTTTGTCGACCCGGGATTTGGCCAGTCCCTGAAAAGCGAGCGCCGATCGTATGTTATCGACGCCGGTGAATTCAGGGTGGAAGCCCGTGCCCAGTTCCATCAGGGCTTGCACATTTCCAGCAATCTGGATTCGTCCAGAATCCGGGCGCATTTGGCCACAGATGACGCGCAACAGTGTGCTCTTTCCTGCTCCATTGCGGCCAATCAGGGCCACCTTTTCGCCACGCTCGACTGTCATACTGACTCTGTCAAGGGCGACGAATTCATCGTATTTTGATTTTGGGACACGAATACCCAATGCGTCAAACGCCCGCCATCCTGGGTGTTGAAAGCGGCGGAACACCTTGACGACGCCGTCGATGGCGATGGTCCGATCAGACATAGTCAGAAAATACTGGCTTTATACGAGAAATCACACGGTACCCCGTCGCCAGCATCACTAAGCTGAACCCCATGAAGATGAGTAACTCGTTCACCGGAATACTGCCGTCAATCAGGCAGGCTCGATAAAGTTTCATTAGCCAGGCAAGCGGATTGAGAATGAGCAAAGGCGCCATCTTTGCAGGAACCATGGAGTCTGTATAGCCAATCGGAGAGACCATCATCAGGAACAGAATAAAGATTGGGACCGCTTGTTGCATATCGCGAAAGAACACAGTTATCGTGGACGTTATCCAAACCATGCCCAGCACCATCAGTATCTGAAAGACAAAGATGACGGGCACCAAAAGATGTGTCCAGTGCACATGCCCAAAATAGACGACAGCCAGCCAGACAAAGAGAAAACCGAATGCCATGGTTGCATGTCCGACGATTACGTCGCGCGCAACGACCAGTTCGATAGGGAAAAGTGTATTTCGCAAGAGTCCGCGATTCGCCACAATGCTTCCTGTACCGGTACCAAAGGCCTCCGAGAAAGCCAGAAATGGGACGAGGCCGCAGAAGATTACCAAGATGTAATCCGGCGTAGCAAGCCCAGGAACGCGCACACCTAGAATTAACACAAATACAAGCGCATACATTCCCAAGAAAAGCACTGGGTACAGCGCAAACCATAGAGCTCCCAAGGCACTGCCTATCATCCTGGAGCGCAGGGATTGAGTGGCGGTTGCAATCAGCAGCTTATGGTTTTTCCACAACAGAAGAAGAGGATCAATCAATGCTACTCTCCAAGATTGCCGAAACAATATGGCGCGTTGCCGCGCCGTCGCCGTATGGGCTGGCGCAGGTTACTCCTTCAGTGAGGTTCTGGACGGCATCGAGAATTCGCTGATAGCCTGCTCCGACGACCTTATTCCAGCCCATGTCCACCGTTTCCACCCACTCCGTCTCGTCGCGCATGGTCACGCAGGGAACGCCATAGAAGAACGCTTCCTTCTGAACCCCGCCGGAATCGGTAAGGATGACCCGCGCGGCTTGCTCGAGAGCGACCATATCGAGGAACGGAATCGGGTCGGCAACTATCACCGATCCGAGCGTGCCCTCCAGACCGTTGTCAGCAATCAGTTTGCGGGTGCGCGGGTGAAGCGGAAGGACGACCGGCATTTGTCTGGATATCTCTGCCAACGCCGAAATGATTTCAGAAAGGCGTTTGGGGTCGTCCGTATTCTCGGCACGATGGCAGGTCGCCAGGGCAAAACCGCCGCTTGTCAGACCAAAGTCCCCAAGCACGGTACTCTGGCGTTTTGCCTGCTCTCGGTAGTAGAGGGCGACGTCATACATGACGTCGCCAACGTTATGGACACCGGTCACAATGCCTTCATTGGCCAAGTTCCGCACGGCGGTCTCGGTCGGGCAGAACAGAAGGGTCGATACGCGGTCAGAAACGATCCGGTTCACTTCTTCCGGCATGCGCATGTTAAACGACCTCAAGCCCGCCTCCACGTGCGCTACCGGAATATGCAGCTTGACGGCCGCCAGGGCACCGGCCAGCGTGGAATTGGTATCGCCGTAGATCAGTACCCAGGCCGGCTTTTCGTCCAGCAAGACCTTTTCCACCGCCTCCAGCATGCGGCCGGTCATTGCCCCGTGCTGTCCACCCGATATTTCAAGGTTGTATTTTGGATGGGGAATGCCGAGTTCCTCGAAAAACACCTCAGACATGTTTGCATCGTAGTGCTGGCCGGTGTGGACCAGCACTTCGCTGACTTGATGGGCGAACTCGTTCCGGATGGCCCGCGACACGGCCGCCGCCTTGATGAATTGCGGACGCGCGCCGACGATAGTGACGATCTTGATCAATTGACCAGAACCTTGAGAAGGTTTTCGACGATAGCACCCTGTGTGCCTTCGTCAAGATCCGCGCTCATCGGCAAACTCATCACCTTCCCGGCCATGCGGTCCGACATTGACAAGTCTCCGGCTCTGGACAAAGTCTGGTAGGCCGCCTGGCGGTTGAGCGGAATCGGGTAGTGGACGGCGGTCGGTACGCCGACCTCCTTGAGTGCCTGCTGAACCTGCTCGCGGTCATCGACGACGACCGTGTACTGGGCAAACACGCTGGTGCGGTCCGGACGTTGCACGATGGTCTGCACATTGCCCGCGAACAGTTCATTGTAGCGCGCACCGATCCTCAAGCGCTGCTCGACTTCCCACTCGAATCGCTCCAGCTTGCCGAGAACGACGGCGCATTGCAGCGTATCCATCCTGCCACCGACGCCGACGCGGGTATGAACATAGCGCTTCTCCTGGCCGTGAACACGGATCTCCTTCATGGCCTTGGCAAGCTTGTCGTCGCTCGTGAAAATTGCCCCGCCATCGCCATAACAGCCCAGCGGCTTGCTCGGGAAGAAACTGGTGCAACCGATGGTCGACAGATTGCAGCTTTTCTGCCCCTTGTATTCCGCACCAAAACTCTGGGCGGCATCCTCGATTACGGGTAGGCCATGGCTCGCGGCAATGGCGTTGATTTCGTCCATATCTGCGGGTTGACCGTAAAGCGATACCGGCATGATGGCTCTGGTCCTGGCCGAGATCGCCGCTTCGATCCTGCTGGCGTCGATATTGCAGGTGTCGGCTTCGATGTCGACGAATACGGGGGTCGCGCCAACCAGGGCGATGACTTCGGCGGTGGCGACAAAGGTAAAAGGCGTGGTAATGACCTCATCGCCGGGCTTGATGTCGAGCGCCATCAGGGCAATCAGCAGCGCCTCGGTGCCAGAGGCGACCGTGATGCAGTGTTTCGCCCCCGTGTATTCGGCCAGCTTACCTTCGAGTTCGGCCACTTCAGGGCCCATGATGTACTGGCCGTGGTGGAGCACACGATGGAGGTTGCGCTCCAGTTGCGAGCGCAGACTGTCTTGCTGGCCTGCCAGATCGATAAAGTTTATGGGTTTTGCCGGCTGTGGAGCCTGGAGGTATTGCTGCGGGGTGATGGTCTGCTGGGGGTAGCGTTCGCACAGCACGACATCACGGGTCAGAAGCTTGATGGCGCCCATCCCGAAGCGCGAAAGCGCACGGATAAGTTGCTCATCTTCAGGGTCTGTGCTGTCGAATACGTTGCCTTCTTCGGCCAGGGCAGCGAGCCAGAATTTGTCGGCGGCGAAGGCCTGAAGCGTGTTACGTGTTTGCTGTGCCAGTTGGCGAACGGTGGCGCTGATACCCTCATTTTCGTTGCTGGCGCGCAGTTCGCTGCGGATCACGTATTCGAGAGTTTGCACGCTGCCAGCATACAGCCACAGTCGTCCGCCCGTAACTGTGCATTGGGCGACAGCAAGGTCAGCCGCCTCAAAAAACGGAGCGCGCCGTGTGCAAATGTCAACAGCAATACTAATATCTAATAATAGATCCATGGTTTATACCGGTCGCCCTTGTTCACGACGCATCTGTGCCCGAAGTTCAAAGGCTTCGATGCGTTCCAGTTGCTTGGCTGTGATCTTTGGCAGTTCGTCGTCAGGTGACAAAGGGGCGCGCCGGGCCGCATCAATCCGTTGACGCATTTGTTCTGCTTTTTGCAACACGTCAGGCGACAGTTCATAAGGGGTGGATTGGGTCTCAATTTCGTCGTCTGGTACCAGGACCACCAGTCGCAGGTGGTCGTGCTTGAGTTTTATGGGGTTAACGAACTCAATGCGGCCCTGGATGTATATGGCTTCAACTTGCATGGTCAATCCTTTGCATGAACGCGGCTGCTATTTTGGCGTGCCCGGCTTTCTCAAGCAGTCCGGGGCTTCGGGGTCAATAAACTGGAGTTCCATGTTCTCTCTCAATGCTGAGACTTCGTGACGACTGCTTCGGCAAGGGCCCGCGAGGTGGTCCACTTGCCGCCGAAGACGTTGATCAGCCGTCCCTGACGCTCGATGACGGATTCGCGGCTGGCTGCGGAAAAATCAGTCTTGCTGGCGACAATCGGCCGGATGCCGGCAAAAGCAGAGATTATATCCCGACGCGTAATAACCTCAAAAAAACAACGATTGTAGTTGGCGATCAGATAGTCGATTTCCTCGTCGCTGGGCGCGCAACGATCAGGGTCGGCCTGGCTGACCTCGGTGGTACCGAGCAGGGTGTCTTCCCCGTGCGGAAGAACAAACAGGATGCGCCTTTCGCCCGGCACCTGGAGAACGCAACCCTGCTCGAGCTTGCCGGGCACGACGATGTGGCTACCGCGGATCAGGTCAAGCCGATAGGCGCTGGTCACGCCCGAGGTGGCGAGGAGCCTTTCCGCCCACGGGCCGGCCACATTGACGATACGGTCGTAACAGGCGCTCGACCCCGCGGTGGAAACCGCTCCTGTCGCAGGATCGATCCGGAGGACAGGCGTCTGTTCGTGGATGGTGACCCCCGATTCCCTGGTTTTTTCCGCTGCCCACAGGCCAAGCTGATAGTCATCCATACGGGCATCCCAGTAACCGTAGGCACCCAGCAACTGGTCGCGTTTCAAGCCGGGAAAGCGTTCGGCCACCTCGTCGGCACTGTACCAGCGGCCGCGCGGGAATCCGGATCCCGTTGCCAGGAGATCGTAGAGCCTGATGCCGGCCCCGACGAGCCACCTGGCGCGCTCGCCGTTCCGGTAGATCGGGATCAGCAACTCCAGCGGCCCGGCCAGTTGCGGCGCCTGCCTGATCCACCAGGAGCGCTCCTGCAGCGCCTCGCGAACCAGACCCAGATGGCCGTGTTCGAGGTAACGCAAGCCGCCGTGAAGCATTTTGGTGGAGGAGCGGCTGGTGGCCGACATCAGCCGGCCCTTTTCGAACAGGTCGACGCTATTGCCGCGCCGCGCGAAGGCCCAGGCGGTCATGACACCATTGATCCCGCCACCGATGACCGCGACCTTCATTCAACCGCCAGTGTCGTCCCCGTCAGCCTGTAAGTCTTGCCGGTGATCGGACACTGGACAGAGGCTTCGCCCTCGAGCGGCAGATCGAGTCGTTCCCCGTGCTCACTCATCCAGCCGATTTGCCGGGCCGGGACACCGGCCATCAAAGCATAAGGCCTGACATCCCGGTTGATGACCGCACCGGCAGCCACGAAGGCATACTCGCCAACGGTCACGCCACAGACGATCGTGCAGTTGGCACCGAGCGTGGCGCCCTTCCTGACTGTCGTCAGGCGGTACTCGTCCTTGCGGGTGACCGCCGAGCGCGGGTTATAGACATTGGTAAACACCATGCTCGGGCCACAGAATACGTCGTCCTCGATATGCACGGCATCATAGACGGAGACGTTGTTCTGAACCTTGACATTGTTGCCAATAGTAACGTCGTTGCCGACGAAGACGTTCTGCCCGAACGAACAGCCCTGGCCAATACGCGCCCCAGCGCAGATGTGCGCGAAATGCCAGACGCGGCTGCCGTCGCCAATCAGCGCACCCTCGTCCACGATTGCGGACGGATGTATGGTAACGGCCATCTCAGTAATCCAGCGGCAGCGCCACGCGCTTGCCGTCACGTGCGGACAAATACGCGGCGATCAATACTTCCAGCGACTTCAGGCCTTCGCGCCCGTCGGTTTCTGGCTCGGCCTCGCCGCGCATGACCTTGATCACATTATCGTAGTAGAGGGGATGGCCAAATCCATAGACCGAAGTGGTTTCGTAGTTGGCCGAGGCAATCCGCTCATCTTCCGGCAACTTTTCGGCGAATTCCCAGTGCTGGATCTCGTTGACCGCGACACCGCCGATGCGAACCGTACCTTTCTCGCCAAGTATGGTGATGCTGCCTTCCAGGTTCTTCGGATAGGTCAGCATGGTGACGTTCATCGAACCCAGCGCGCCCGAACGCCAGCGAACGCTTAAGACGCCGGAGTCCTCGACTTCGATGTTGCGGTCAAGGGTACCCGTGTAGGCCTGCATGCTTTCGATGGGCCCGATCAGCCAGTCGAGCAGATCGACATAATGGCTGGCCTGATTCATGAATGCGCCACCATCGAACTCCCAGGTGCCGCGCCACTTGGCGCTGTCGTAGTATTCCTGCGGCCGCGTCCAGAAGACATTGATGTTGACCATGTAGATGCGGCCGAAACGCTTCTGTTCTACCGCGCGCTTCAACAGCTGGAGCGTGGCATTGCGGCG is a window encoding:
- a CDS encoding IS630 family transposase: MEKENARKRTLEQLHERRKQVVRLHKKAIKTMQIVSMTGLSYLAVRATIELFEAGVWSAIRLTSRGRARGDGRCRSKIEEDTIRRIIIDKRPEQLKMDFFLWSRAAVGQLIEQEYGIKLHIRSVGKYLARWGFTPQKPVRRAYGQSPEAVQAWLEGEYPGIEQRARQEGAEIHKGDETALVNTDIRGRNFSQAGKTPVAMTVCGTREKISMIATVTNQRKTRWMIIDDAFDAEKLIEFLAALIKDAGENVFLILDKLRVHHSKMVKAWVAERKDQIELFYLPSYDLRKSTWGSPQLNPEERLNADLKQEMGKRVPVRSKAKLREVTSAHMAMSENNPERVSCCFQDRRVKYAA
- a CDS encoding ABC transporter ATP-binding protein — translated: MSDRTIAIDGVVKVFRRFQHPGWRAFDALGIRVPKSKYDEFVALDRVSMTVERGEKVALIGRNGAGKSTLLRVICGQMRPDSGRIQIAGNVQALMELGTGFHPEFTGVDNIRSALAFQGLAKSRVDKAIDEIVYFTELEEFIHRPVREYSAGMYARLAFAVATTVVPDILIVDEILGAGDAYFVGKCIQRMRNLTSEGATVLFVSHDMSSVQLLCDRGVWIDRGRVKADGDILNVSKLYLASVREDEEIRTRARSMSLSKAMVRAANAESAPISLFRLIGMDGRAPSEAFVVSEIRFGCGDRTMGTIQPEQDNDSSRMIAEQGATNWSDVEIVKGTAVRKFVDLGGRFVHAPWQIDWSGVPVSERWIELVYLASGKLALSLDKYDTFQQKFVQIKEILTSAAVTEWSSVRVMLPSNVGDEQTAAKDVSVKSKLLVLSSVDRYGSGPIKITEFGFFDSDGDSRHTLVSGEPASATMTYAATEPVIDPVAVITLYRPDGTCALQVISSRSGMRLGTLEEKGSISATFDPLLLGPGDYIVTVALFKYLNLASRHEPEAYDLHDRCYALKILQPDGIGVDLGIVNQPAAWNIQR
- a CDS encoding ABC transporter permease; this translates as MIDPLLLLWKNHKLLIATATQSLRSRMIGSALGALWFALYPVLFLGMYALVFVLILGVRVPGLATPDYILVIFCGLVPFLAFSEAFGTGTGSIVANRGLLRNTLFPIELVVARDVIVGHATMAFGFLFVWLAVVYFGHVHWTHLLVPVIFVFQILMVLGMVWITSTITVFFRDMQQAVPIFILFLMMVSPIGYTDSMVPAKMAPLLILNPLAWLMKLYRACLIDGSIPVNELLIFMGFSLVMLATGYRVISRIKPVFSDYV
- the wecB gene encoding UDP-N-acetylglucosamine 2-epimerase (non-hydrolyzing), whose translation is MKIVTIVGARPQFIKAAAVSRAIRNEFAHQVSEVLVHTGQHYDANMSEVFFEELGIPHPKYNLEISGGQHGAMTGRMLEAVEKVLLDEKPAWVLIYGDTNSTLAGALAAVKLHIPVAHVEAGLRSFNMRMPEEVNRIVSDRVSTLLFCPTETAVRNLANEGIVTGVHNVGDVMYDVALYYREQAKRQSTVLGDFGLTSGGFALATCHRAENTDDPKRLSEIISALAEISRQMPVVLPLHPRTRKLIADNGLEGTLGSVIVADPIPFLDMVALEQAARVILTDSGGVQKEAFFYGVPCVTMRDETEWVETVDMGWNKVVGAGYQRILDAVQNLTEGVTCASPYGDGAATRHIVSAILESSID
- a CDS encoding DegT/DnrJ/EryC1/StrS family aminotransferase codes for the protein MNFIDLAGQQDSLRSQLERNLHRVLHHGQYIMGPEVAELEGKLAEYTGAKHCITVASGTEALLIALMALDIKPGDEVITTPFTFVATAEVIALVGATPVFVDIEADTCNIDASRIEAAISARTRAIMPVSLYGQPADMDEINAIAASHGLPVIEDAAQSFGAEYKGQKSCNLSTIGCTSFFPSKPLGCYGDGGAIFTSDDKLAKAMKEIRVHGQEKRYVHTRVGVGGRMDTLQCAVVLGKLERFEWEVEQRLRIGARYNELFAGNVQTIVQRPDRTSVFAQYTVVVDDREQVQQALKEVGVPTAVHYPIPLNRQAAYQTLSRAGDLSMSDRMAGKVMSLPMSADLDEGTQGAIVENLLKVLVN
- a CDS encoding FAD-dependent oxidoreductase, whose translation is MKVAVIGGGINGVMTAWAFARRGNSVDLFEKGRLMSATSRSSTKMLHGGLRYLEHGHLGLVREALQERSWWIRQAPQLAGPLELLIPIYRNGERARWLVGAGIRLYDLLATGSGFPRGRWYSADEVAERFPGLKRDQLLGAYGYWDARMDDYQLGLWAAEKTRESGVTIHEQTPVLRIDPATGAVSTAGSSACYDRIVNVAGPWAERLLATSGVTSAYRLDLIRGSHIVVPGKLEQGCVLQVPGERRILFVLPHGEDTLLGTTEVSQADPDRCAPSDEEIDYLIANYNRCFFEVITRRDIISAFAGIRPIVASKTDFSAASRESVIERQGRLINVFGGKWTTSRALAEAVVTKSQH
- a CDS encoding N-acetyltransferase, yielding MAVTIHPSAIVDEGALIGDGSRVWHFAHICAGARIGQGCSFGQNVFVGNDVTIGNNVKVQNNVSVYDAVHIEDDVFCGPSMVFTNVYNPRSAVTRKDEYRLTTVRKGATLGANCTIVCGVTVGEYAFVAAGAVINRDVRPYALMAGVPARQIGWMSEHGERLDLPLEGEASVQCPITGKTYRLTGTTLAVE
- a CDS encoding Gfo/Idh/MocA family oxidoreductase, which encodes MRNYPTIAGRKIRMGLVGCGRIAANHFGAMEQHAGDIEIVDVCDVDRVALDKAVERTGAEGHLSLTEMLQTTTADIVVLATPSGLHPEQTIEIALSGRHVMTEKPMATHWHDGLRMVKVCDEAKVRLFVVKQNRRNATLQLLKRAVEQKRFGRIYMVNINVFWTRPQEYYDSAKWRGTWEFDGGAFMNQASHYVDLLDWLIGPIESMQAYTGTLDRNIEVEDSGVLSVRWRSGALGSMNVTMLTYPKNLEGSITILGEKGTVRIGGVAVNEIQHWEFAEKLPEDERIASANYETTSVYGFGHPLYYDNVIKVMRGEAEPETDGREGLKSLEVLIAAYLSARDGKRVALPLDY